ATGCGCAGCCGCTCGAGCTTCAGGTTCGTGCTCGGGCCGGAGATCCAGACGCCGACCTTCTCGTTCTGGATCCACACATCGTGGATCGAGGAGTTGCTGAAGCCGCCGTTGAACGCGGTGACCTGCGTGTCGCTGTCGTTGCGCGCGTCGATGTTCCCGAACATGGCGAGGTCGGAGACCTCGACGTTCGTGCTCGCAGGGTTCTGACTCCCGTTGAATTCGACGTTGGTGCCGGTCAGCACGGTGTACCACTCACCGGCACCGAGAACCTTGACGTTGTCGACGTTCAACGGAGCACTGATCTTGTAAGTGCCCTGCGGCAGGTACACGCCCTCGCCGGCCGCGGAGGCCGTGTCGATGGCGTTCTGCAGTGCCGCGGTGACGTCCGACGCGCCGGTGGCGTCGACGTTATACGGAGCCTGCGTCACGTCGATGTAGCCGGTCCGCGGCCGGGCGATCGGGGCGGCGACGGTCTCGAAGTCGGCGGTGTTGATCACGTACCACGGCGCGTCGTCGCCGGCGTCGACGCGCAGGGTCACCACCGTCCCGGCCGGGAGGGTGGAGGCGAACTGGTAGCGCACGTCGTTGTAGTAGTCGTGCGGGACCTCGCCGTCCGGCTGGGCGACGAAGGGCGAGTTCGTGTACGGATAGCGGCCGTAGAGCCAGGAGAACTCAGAGGTCAGCGACAGCGCAGTGGTCTGCTTGCCGTTGACGTACAGGCTCAGCGGAGCGTTGATGCCGCCGCCCTGGAGCGAATCAGGAATCGCATAGTGGAAGTCCACCGCGTTCGCGGCGTGGGTCAGGGTGAACGAGACGTACTTGCCCTGCCCGACGAGCTGCACGGCCTGACGGCCGGTGGCCTCGGCCTGGAGCGAGCCGTACTGGTAGTCCGGCGCCAGCACGGTGCCGTTGGTGCGCACGTTCGACCCGGTCGCAGCGTCGTACTCGGTGAACGGGACGGAAGCGCCGGCCTGCGAAACGGGAAACGCGGAGGACGAGGGGGTGGAGGACGGCGACGCGGCCAGGGCCGGGCCGGCCGCCGACAGCGGGATGAGCAGCGGGGCCGCGAAGGCGCAGAGGCGGCGTAAGCCTCGACGTCCGGGATGAGCTTGGTTCATCAAAGCACTCCTTCAGGACAGGCGCAGCCAGACGGCGCTGTCCGAGGGCAGCAGCCCGTCCTCGGTCAGCGGGGCACTCACGAGCAGCACGGATTCGTGGGCCGGAAGGGCGACCGGTTCGGCGGAGAGGTTCACGATGCACGCGGCGTCTTCGCCCCGGCGGAACGCCAGCACGTCCGGGCCGCTCTCGAGCCAGCGCAGCGCTTCGCGCTCGCTGCTGAATCCGGGCTCCGTCTTACGCACGGTCAGCGCCGTGCGGTAGAGCTCGAGCATCGAGCCGGGGTCGCCGAGCTGCACCTCGACGCTGTAGTCGCGCCACGACGCGGGCTGCACCGGCAGCCACGGCTGCGCGTCGGCGTCCGCGCTGAACCCGAACGGAGCCTGCCCGCCGGACCAGGGCAGCGGCACCCGGCAGCCGTCCCGGCCCGGGTTCTCCCCGGCGGTGCGGTGCCACATCGGGTCGTCGCGCAGCTCGTCCGGGATCTCCTCGACCTCCCACAGGCCGAGCTCCTCGCCCTGGTAGAGGTAGGCGCCGCCGGGCAGGGACAGGCACAGCAGCGCCGCGGCCCGAGCCCGGCGCCGGCCGAGCTCGAAGTCCACCGGCCGGCCGTGGCCGCGGTCGTCGAAGTCGAAGGTGGTCTCGGCCCGGCCGTAGCGGGTGACGTGCCGGGTGACGTCGTGGTTGGACAGCACCCAGGTCGCGGGCGCGCCGACCGGCCGGTGGAAGGCCATGGTCCGCTCGATCACCGTGCGCAGCGCGGCCGGGTCCCAGGCGCACTGGAGGAAGGGGAAGTTGAACGCGGCGTGCATCTCCTGCGGCCGCAGGTACTTCGCGAACCGCCCGGGCTCGGCGATCCAGACCTCGCCGAAGAGCACCCGGGGCTCCTCGTAGGAGTCGGCGACGGCGCGCCACTCCTGGTAGATCTCGTGGATCCCGTCCCGGTCGTTGTGCGGGTGCTCGGCGTCGGCGGGCGCCTGCGGGTCGAGGTCGGGCAGCAGCGGGTCCTTGACCAGCAGCGCGGCCGAGTCGATCCGGAAGCCGTCCACGCCCCGGTCGAACCAGAACCGCAGGGTGCGCAGGAAGTCCTCGCGCACCGCCGGGTTCTCCCAGTTGAAGTCCGGCTGCTCGGAGGCGAACAGGTGCAGGTACCACTGGCCCGGGGTCCCGTCCGGCTCGGTCACCCGGGTCCAGGCCGGGCCGCCGAAGTGCGAGCGCCAG
This genomic window from Actinospica robiniae DSM 44927 contains:
- a CDS encoding glycoside hydrolase family 13 protein, whose amino-acid sequence is MSAPGASAASTGLLTEPWWRGAVTYQVYIRSFADGNGDGVGDLRGLRQKLGYLADLGVDAIWLNPCFPSPMADAGYDISDYRDIEPSFGTLAEMDALIADAHERGIRILLDIVPNHCSDRHPRFQEALAAAPRSPQRSWFWFRPGRGPNGDEPPNNWRSHFGGPAWTRVTEPDGTPGQWYLHLFASEQPDFNWENPAVREDFLRTLRFWFDRGVDGFRIDSAALLVKDPLLPDLDPQAPADAEHPHNDRDGIHEIYQEWRAVADSYEEPRVLFGEVWIAEPGRFAKYLRPQEMHAAFNFPFLQCAWDPAALRTVIERTMAFHRPVGAPATWVLSNHDVTRHVTRYGRAETTFDFDDRGHGRPVDFELGRRRARAAALLCLSLPGGAYLYQGEELGLWEVEEIPDELRDDPMWHRTAGENPGRDGCRVPLPWSGGQAPFGFSADADAQPWLPVQPASWRDYSVEVQLGDPGSMLELYRTALTVRKTEPGFSSEREALRWLESGPDVLAFRRGEDAACIVNLSAEPVALPAHESVLLVSAPLTEDGLLPSDSAVWLRLS